The Bradyrhizobium oligotrophicum S58 genome contains the following window.
CACCATCGCAATGATCCGCGACCGCGTCGACGTGCCGCTCGTGGTCGACGCCGACACCGGCTTCGGCAATGCGCTGAACGTACAGCGGACGGTGCGCCTTTTCGAGCGCATGGGCGCTTCCGCCATCCAGCTCGAGGACCAGACCACGCCGAAGCGCTGCGGCCATCTCACCGACAAGACCGTGATCAGTGCCGGCGAGATGGTCGGCAAGATCAAGGCCGCACTCGATGCGCGGCTGTCGGCCGACACGCTGATCGTCGCGCGCACGGATGCGCTGGCGATCGAGGGCATGGAGGCGGCGATCGAACGTGCCGAGCGCTATGCCGAGGCCGGCGCCGACGTGCTGTTCGTCGAGGCGCCGAAGAGCAGCGAGCAGTTGTCTGTGATCGCCGGACGGCTGGCGTCGAAGCGGCCGCTGCTCGCCAACATGGTCGAGGGCGGCTCGACGCCGATCCATGCCGCGGCCGAGCTCGGCACGCTCGGCTTCAAGCTCGTGATCTTCCCCGGCGGCATCGTCCGCGCGCTCGCCTTTGCCGCGCGCGCCTACTATCAGTCGCTGGCGCAAGCCGGCTCGACCAAGCCGTTCGCCGACCGCATGCTCGATTTCAACGGCCTCAATGCGATGCTCGGCACCGCCGACATCCTGGCCAACGGTGCGCGCTATGCACCCACCGACGCGGAGGCGCAGGCATGACGACTCTGGATCCGATCACGCTCGCGGTGCTGAAGGGCCGGCTGGAGCAAATCGCCGACGAGATGGACGCGACGCTGTATCGCTCGGCGTTCAATCCGACCATTGCCGAAGCGCGCGATGCCTGCCACGGCATCTACCATTCGACCACCGGCGACACCCTGGTGCAGGGGCAGGGCGGCCTGCCGATCTTCGTCGGCGCGATGGCCTTCGCCGTTCGCGCCGTCATCGCCAAGGTCGCGAAGGATGGCGGGCTCACGGAGGGCGACACCTTCATCTTCAACGATCCCTATGACGGCGGCACGCATCTCAACGACTTCCGTCTGGTGCGGCCTGTGTTCCGCGATGGCCGGGTGTTCTGCTGGATCGCCTCGGTCGGCCATTGGCTGGACATCGGCGGCAATGTCGCCGGCGGCTACAATCCGAAAGCGGTCGAGAGTTTTCAGGAAGGCATGCGGATTCCGCCGGTGAAGCTGATCGCGGCGGGGCGCATGAACCACGACATCATCGGCATCCTCGAAGCGAATTCGCGCGTGCCGATGTCGAACTGGGGCGACCTCAATGGCCAGCTCAACGCGCTCGATCTCGGCGAAGGCCGCCTGCGCGCGCTGCTCGACGACTACGGCGACAAGACCGTCTCCGATGCGTTCGAGGCGTTCTCGGATCGCGCCGAAACCCTGATGCGCGCAGCGATCGCGTCGCTGCCAAACGGCACCTATTCGTTCGAGGACGTGCTCGACAATGACGGCATCGTCGACGAACCGCTGACGGTTGCGCTCGACGTCACCATCACTGGCGATACGCTGACGCTCGATTTCACCCGTTCGTCCGGCGCCTGCAAGGGTCCGATCAACATCTCGCGCTCGACCACGATCGCCGCCTGCTACGTCGCGCTCAAGCACGTATTCACGGAGGTGCCGGCCAATGCCGGTTGCCTCAGGCCCATCTCGTTCAAGATCGTCGACGGCTCGCTGCTGGCGGCCGGGCCGCCGAAGCCCGTCGCGGGCTATACCGAGACCATCCTGCGCCTGATCGGCGTCGTGCTCGGCGCGCTCGCTAAGGCCGACCCATCGCGCGCGACGGCGGCGCCGTTCGGCACCATCAACGCGCTGTCGATTGCGGGACACCGCCAGGACAACAGCCGTTTCGTGATGTTCTCGTTCTTCGGCGGCGGCCTCGGCGGCAATCCCGCGACCGACGGCCTCAACCACGCCAACAACCCGATCTCGACCGCGACCATCCCGCCCGTGGAAATTCTCGAAGCAGCCTATCCCGTCATGTTCACGCAATGGGCGTTGCGCCCGGATTCCGCTGGCGCGGGCACGCATCGCGGCGGCGTTGGTGCGGTCTACGAGGTCGAACTGCTGGCCGATGCCGACGTCGCGCTGCTCGGCGAGCGCGGCAAGGCGGCGCCGTTCGGCGTCGCCGGTGGCGGCAGTGCGGCGCTCAATCGCTTTACTTGGCAGACCGATGATGGCGAAGCGAGCCCGCCGATGGTTTCCAAGATCACCGA
Protein-coding sequences here:
- a CDS encoding isocitrate lyase/PEP mutase family protein — translated: MSLRSTLALAEPTIAPGVYDALTASIAAEAGFKALYLTGAGIAYTKLGRPDIGLVSMMEVADTIAMIRDRVDVPLVVDADTGFGNALNVQRTVRLFERMGASAIQLEDQTTPKRCGHLTDKTVISAGEMVGKIKAALDARLSADTLIVARTDALAIEGMEAAIERAERYAEAGADVLFVEAPKSSEQLSVIAGRLASKRPLLANMVEGGSTPIHAAAELGTLGFKLVIFPGGIVRALAFAARAYYQSLAQAGSTKPFADRMLDFNGLNAMLGTADILANGARYAPTDAEAQA
- a CDS encoding hydantoinase B/oxoprolinase family protein, whose product is MTTLDPITLAVLKGRLEQIADEMDATLYRSAFNPTIAEARDACHGIYHSTTGDTLVQGQGGLPIFVGAMAFAVRAVIAKVAKDGGLTEGDTFIFNDPYDGGTHLNDFRLVRPVFRDGRVFCWIASVGHWLDIGGNVAGGYNPKAVESFQEGMRIPPVKLIAAGRMNHDIIGILEANSRVPMSNWGDLNGQLNALDLGEGRLRALLDDYGDKTVSDAFEAFSDRAETLMRAAIASLPNGTYSFEDVLDNDGIVDEPLTVALDVTITGDTLTLDFTRSSGACKGPINISRSTTIAACYVALKHVFTEVPANAGCLRPISFKIVDGSLLAAGPPKPVAGYTETILRLIGVVLGALAKADPSRATAAPFGTINALSIAGHRQDNSRFVMFSFFGGGLGGNPATDGLNHANNPISTATIPPVEILEAAYPVMFTQWALRPDSAGAGTHRGGVGAVYEVELLADADVALLGERGKAAPFGVAGGGSAALNRFTWQTDDGEASPPMVSKITDLHLKAGKRVRLETPGGGGWGPPEARPVAAVAHDVALGFVSPAKAREVYKVAVAADGAVDEAATRSLRAGGAA